The window TGAGACAGGTTCAGAGCCAGATGGCCTGAGTTCAGATCTCAGCTCCTCCATGGTCTGTATCTTCCAGCAAATTACTCCATCTTTCTTGCCTGTTTCCCATTATCTTTTAAATTGGGGATAACAGGATTTTGTAAGGATTCAATGAGCTATTGCATATAAAGTGCTTGGAAGAGTGGTTTCCATACAGTGAGTGCCAATAAATATTATctgggaaaagaaatttaaataaaattacaaccaGGGATTGAAAGTCAGCTATTCAATAATCTTAATCTAACCCTCTGTTCAGAGTTTAGAAGTCAGGTGTGAGTTTGCTGTGAATTTGTAATACAGCTAGAGAAGTTAATATCTCTGCCTGCAGGATTTCTGGTCACTAAAAATTCATTACATTTATACAAGGCTTCACAGTGGTTCTTCATTAAAAGTACTTTTGCACACTCATTGTCTCATTTAGTTTATATAATAACCAGAGGGGATAAGTAGATCAGAAATCTGCATTCCTCTATTATAGCTAAAGTTCACAGTCTTTCAGTTGCTATTGGTTGAGCAAAAGATAGGACCAAGGTTGTTTTatatttagtattatatttagcattaaaaaaCCTTCCCACCTATTGACTCTCTAAGTTCTCTTTCAGAAAACCCATCCATACTAAGCAGGAGTTTGATAACTTTGATCCTTTCAGTTCAGAGAtggttatatataattaataaaattaggtCTGAaacaccctccccctccccactgtcCCAGTCAAGATGTTCAGTACAAAACAATATCTTTCACTAATGAGCTTTGATACTTCCTAGAATTCTGCCTCAACTGCACCTGCAGAAATCCCATTTGGGCAAAGCAACTTTATTGCTATAGGGTCCTTACAGACTGGTTTAACCACTGTTCCCTTGTTAGCAAGCTACAGAAGGTAAAGCAAGTGGAAAGCATTTCATTTGTGTATCTAATCAGTTTCCCTGGAGCAGTTAAGACTTACTTTTTCTGAATCCGCACCCccaacataaacacacacacacacacacacacacacacacacacacacacactcctggggagAAATAAAGCAGGACTCCTGACCCAGCACCTTGCAGGAAAAATACTACTTTGCTTCCTGGAAGATTTTGTCAGCCTATTCCTTCACAAGCACATATAAGTAACACACATAATTTCAGAAGGTGAGCCAGATATAAAATCCCTCACTGGGAGCCATCAGATGGATCTGAGATTCTAGGAATGCTGCAAAAGTATATTCAGTAGTCAAGGATGGCAAATACCCAAGGGTAATTTATGCCTGCTCTTTGGTGTAGGTAGGCCTTTCTAGCTTAATGGAGATTATCTTCAATTGTTCAATTGTTAAAGGACACCTCTGGGAAACTTTAAGCCAGAGAGAGAATTAATAGTATCAAATATTACAAAACAGGAAgaaatttatcttaattttttgtaAAGTCAGAGTAGTTTCCACAGTTAAAAATTTAAGCATGAAAACATGAAGTTATAGTTTGAGAGAAATATCAGATCTCAAGCAGTGCCAGAGAAactatgtgcatgtgcatgccaGACTGataatttaacttaaaaacaCTGTCAACCAGATCAATTTgcaaatactctctctctctctctctctctctctctctctctctctctctctctgcccccgcctctctctctccctctctcctccccccctctctctcataCACTGACACATTTCTTTTGTCTTCAGGGTAAAGAGATAGTacttatcaaaatatataatttacctttttttaatcattagtttgttttttaacagcCTTGATGTGTTTTTATAAAGTAGAGATTGTAGGTTTTGTGCTGTTTGAAACCTAAGAGAAaggtgcttttctttttattgtttggaCAAAGTAGAAAGTGAACCCATGACTAGAAAGATAATATCAAGTAGGATATTGTAAACATACCTCGGGGAGATAACAACAGGATAACAGGGAGCAGGCAAACAGGCCAATCCAGGGGAGAAATGGGGTTAAAGAGAGCTCTACaatgaaacagattttttaaaacccaCTCCTTCCAAGTCCTCCAGCTCAAGCTGTAGCCAAATATTTGCATAAAGAGCTGGTAAAGGATTCCAGCTTCCTGGTTCATGACATTACAGCATGGATCATTTTCAGAATGAACACCACCTCCTGTTTCAGCAGTGGCTGACTGTGCAGTTCTCCCAGTAGCTCAGTGTACGGAAGTGAGTATGCCCTGGAACCCAAGAGAGGTGTGGTGAGATCAACTTCCCAGACCAGAATCCCACAGCAACACTGTCCCTTTAAAATTTAAAGCTGCCacctgaaatcttaaaaaaaaaaaaaaaaaaaaaaaattctaaattactCCATTAGTATAATTATCCATTCAACAGGAAAATGCAGGCTGCTTTGCTGTAAATAGTTTAAAGGCACAGTTTCATAAACATTAAGTTTAAAATACAGTAATGAAAAGAGCAACgtttatttaaaaatggtaaaaaacaTATAAAGAGCTGAAATATTTCCTGACCTTAGACTAGAATGTCGATTCTACTTCAACTGTTGTAATCAGCTTCAACTCCTGATTGtacctttaagaaaatattttctattttaatagttCATAGATAGTAAGACTGTGAATATTTTTTAGCTTCTCAGGCTTAACAAAGTTAGGAATTATGTTCTTTCAGAAAAATGTATTCCTAAGACTAAGAAATCAGATATTATGTGAAAATTGAGGAAAACAACTAAGTTCTAGTTGAATTATATAAATGTGACTCCTCACTATTGGAAACTAAATAGTTTAATAGGAAGGCACTTTGTTGAGTTTTCTCAAAGTGTTACATTTCtgtaacataaaaattatttttatcaaaattaacaacttaaaaattaagtgtatcaaaatttaatattaaatttctaATATCATGAAAAATacccaagcaaacaaaaaacataaaagttgaatctaaaaaaaaaatatatatatatatagcattggTTGTATTTAAGGGAGACAACCTTTTTTAGAAGAAAGAATCTGGCTTACCTTACAGCAGCAGGAAACAGTTCCCGTCCGAGTCTTAGCTTTCCCTGTATGATATGCTTCTCTTTGCTTCATGGTCATATTCTTGCTTTGGCAGTTGTCCGGAGGCACCAGTATCCACCTTTCAGATCCAGTCGCACCATCTTCTGCAGGTCAGTACAGCCCGCATTACAGTTCCCTTAAAAACTTTTTCAAAGGTCCATCTCAAAGGTCTTCCAGTGCTTGATTCAGGGGTTAAGATAGGCACCACCATTTAATTGGAATCCAACCAATCAGAAGGTGAAAAAGGCATAGTGACTCCAGATGCAAGCCCAGCAAGGAAACTAGTGCAGGTTTTTGCCCTCATTTCTGAACTGTCTCTTCTCTGCTGCCTGTTCTGTCCCAAGACCATGTTCTTCACATTTATCCCAGTTTTTCATCTGCAAGTAACCCAACTTGACTACAAGATGAATTTTTTtagaatatgttatatatatatatttttaatgcactAGTAGTTGGAATATAGAACATCCTGAGAcactaaaatatgtttttgttcttgttcattTAGCTTCTAGCCGACAGGGGcttccctcccccttcttttctctcttcccagaAAGCAGTTCAAACAAGTGTAAGTTTTCCCAGCCCAATATGAATAAATCTATTACATAAACAGTCCTTCCTATGCCACTCAGCAGGTAAGAGTTTAAGAAGGTCATATATAAGAAAACCTGTGCTGATGGGGGTTCCCACTGAATGTGTCACTCTAACTTAAAGGAActtgggatttaaaaaaagaagaagagagaaagaaagaaaaattcaatatCCTTGAGCCCCTTTGGTGGGCATACTCTAAACCTCTCTTCCTTGAGCACTTAAGGATAATTATTACATGTCAGTCCTATTAATACTAAAATGGAAAAGGAGTGATGTTTccgaattgtttttgttttgtatttaacaTGGTTTTCAGTGTACTCTCCTGTTAACACGTCCACTAAGAAAATGCTTtgctttttgtaattttaaataagtagtactgttttccataaagaagtttctggtttccatttttatccTTTGCATCGTCATTCATGTCACTACTCAAAACCCTCTcctcaaaatttaaattattaagtgTGAAGACAATAACCCTGAATCAAGAGAATTATTTCCCACAGCATCAGAAGTTTTCTTAAAGCCTTGAACATACCTCTGATTTACTTCTAAGAGGGTTACCTGAATTACAGATAGGGGCAGGCTGTCGATGCTTTTGTAGTCCATGACGGCAGAGGCTTGAACCATTATTCCACTTTGACACTTGGACACAGGTCAGGCCACCATGCCTCATTTTTACCCTAGCCACACTGAAAGCCAATTGCCACAATGTTAACCAGATTCATTTCACTAACACTTGAATTAACTAAGATAACTAAAAAGTTACTGCCTACCTGTTTACTTTTCTGGAATTTCTTAAGTGCTTTTCCTAGAACAGtaactctttaaaattttgaagaaaactcCATTCAAATCCATTTTgcaattttgcaaaaaaaaaaaaaaattccttctcttCTAGGATTGTATTTTGAGCCTGAATCGATGTCTTCCACACCAAATTATTTTCAACCCCGAGAATTTAACACTTGTGTTTCTTGTGAAGAAAATCCAAGCTGCCTGGACCAGATCTTTGATTCCTATCTTCAGACTGACACACTGTCAGAGCCGTTGCCCAACTGCACGCAAAGTCCTCCACACTATTTCCCAGACAGCTTCCCGGCCACCCCTTTCTGCTTTAACCAGAGCCTGgtaatttatcttcattttttatacaACCTGATTGTTGCTAACTCTGGGGTAGTGATGCTTTGTAAGAGTTTGCGTCATCTCCTGAGAAATTATACAAAGTCTATCAACAAGGAAACCATCCAGAAACAAGgaatcatttaaaattcaatgtatAAAGATAGTCACAGTTGCAGAGCATAAGCCTTTGGATACACAATTATGATTTTCCAAGTAAGTTGATATGTGGCAATAAAAAGGTTTCCTGGTAAtacttaatgttttttaaattgtgaagtTAAAACATCTACTAATTTAGAAATCGGTAGTTTAAACAATGGCCCTTGGATTTTTGAGATCTTGAAAACAGGATTAAGGCTGCTTGTACATACTATGAAATTTAATTCAGATAaaggggttttgttgttttgttactGAGTTGACTCCAATAACTGGTTATTTGGATCTGCCGTAGGCATAGGAACTCATTTGGGTCTGAGATGGTTAGTAAAAATGAAGCCtaatcttttaattaatttgaattttgtgtTCTAGGTAGATCTCAAGTGTTTGAAAATGtgtcatctttttaaatgaagtaaggTTTCTATTAATAGATATTAGTTATTTTagaaactcataatttttaaaactttaaagtgtttctttttctttttgaagaaatttgaatacttttttattttgatttttttcagacgtCTATATGGGCATCAGACTAAATTTTAGAAGGAATTGAAATTAACACTACAGAATATGCATATTATCATGGGGAAAATACTGGGCCCCAAACACCTATTGCCCTTCTAAGAAAGCCTTCAAGTTTCTTGGTGACTTGCATAAAGAGAAGGAAgtgtgtacctttttcctcaggGAACAAGACTTGTGTGATGGGAAATAGCCCAGAGGCTGGGTCCTATTGGATTCAAGTTTTCCCTGGGCAGATTCCGTGTTCACCTGGTTCTTCTCCATCAAGGGTGTGGAGAAATATCCAAGGTGCCACCTGCCCCTTATATTGTGGCAAACAGCAGGATTCAATATACAGGTGATCCAAAGCACAATAGGATTTTGTGGTTTAAGAACAAAACATCCTCTAATATATGGTAATAACAAAGGAAGCCAGTAAAGCAAGGCAATTTATTGTTGGAAAGAAATAGGTAAATACAGAATGTGGTATCATGAAAATATGTAGTCAGCAAATAAAATTACTTCTGCAGACTTGGGTTCTGTGTTTGGGGATTTTACCCCTAATTTTCTTACTCTGTGTGAATAAATCCACGGTGCTTGCTTCTTTTGATCCTATTTAAGTTACTGAGCTCTTTGCTCCTTGGTTTTCACTCTCTAGACCCCAGGATCACCTTCAGATTCCTCCACTCTCTCTGGCTCCTTAGACTACAGTTACTCACCGGCTCAGCTGCCTTCATACCCTCCGGATAATTACAGTTCTCCCCCTTATCTGGACACCCTAAACCATGGCCATTCTCAGGAAGACTACTCCTACCATCATTTGCCCTCGAATGCCCAGTACAACTGcttccctgcagccccagcctctgTCTGCTACTGCGCATCCTGTGAGGCGGAGCACTTGGAGGCAGTCAGAACAGCTGAGTACTTCTACCCCAGCACCGACTGCATGGACTTCGCACCCTCGGCAGCCACTGCCAGTGATTTCTATAAGAGGGAAACAAACTGTGACATCTGCTATAGTTAATAGAAACGACACTTATTTGGAACATGGCATGGGTATAGCTACTTTTTCTACCACATCTAGATAACACTTTGTTTTATGCAACCTGTTAACAAAATATCACAGTTTACATGTCACTGTTTTCAATTTTCTGATGCTAATATAGGTATTAAGATGAAGTCCTCAAACCTGGTCATAGTACCACGCCTGCTGTACAAAAAATTGTCAACTCACAGTTGACATTTTTGTAGGGAAtgttccattgttttatttttctgtataatgaacaaattctctcttttttactaataaataattttgcattattattatatgctgggttattttttaaattaccaacAGTAATTTGACTTGATTTTTATCCAATAGGCTAGGAAATTGATCACTAAACTTGAGTGGTCTCATCTTattgatgattttaaaattattttagtgtgCTGAGATGCATGAGATGGAGGTTAGACACACTGTGAAGGTAATAAAGAGAAAATCCGCCCTGCCTCTAAATGGGGCTATTCATCAAAGAGCAGCATCAGAAAAAGTCATGGACTCATGTTTGCATATTGATTTATAGGACTGACTGTGTTGTTCAAAACTGACTTTCAGAATTTACTTCCTCCAATTAATCTGTTTGAAGAAACCCACTGTCTTTCAAGGTCCAGAATTACTTCAGCTACCTGTGCTAGACTTTACTATTAAATCTTGTTCACTGAGGACAGTCAAAGAACAGGATTAATACCTGAAGTGAAGTCTTGAGGGGCATTTTCCATGTCCCAAGTTTCAGCATCATGGCAATAATAACTGACACCAATTAACACCATAGCCACCATTTTTTCGCCCTTCCTGTGAGCCAGAATTGTCTGAGTTTTCTGGCACGTATCTCATTTAGTCTTCATAACAACATTGATAACAAAATGAGGAGTTTGAGGCTCAGAAAGTTTAAGTCACCTGCCCAGAGTTACCCAGCCAGTAAGCACCCAAGCTTGGGTCTGAAGGAATGCAAAGCCTGCTCCTTCCTCTCCAGTGGTTGAGCTACTCCTTACAAAAGACTGTTCAGGAGCCTATAGGATCATTAAACCCCAGCTTTGTCATACAACCTTGTTCCTATCACAACTAAGTCAGTCTTCCCCAGAAGAGCTAGTCTGTCCCCAGGATATCAAGATGACAAACACAAAGCTGCCTGAGTCCTGTGATGTGGGGGCAGGAGAGAAGCTGACCCACTGCCATGGTCACTCAGTGGACTTCTTACTATCCTGAGTCAGAGATGCTTTCCAAATGATGCCACCTGATTGTCCTTTCCCTGGAGACTTAACTGAGACTTAGGCAAACAGGACAAGTTCCAGCCTGCCTCATGGAATAGCTTTGCCAGGAAAACAGAACAATCGCTGCCTTCCTGACATGCCAATAAAACTAGATTCTTAATGGCTTGAAACTGGCCTGTTGTCAACAAATACCTATTGACACAGACCAAGGCCCTTAGTACACCCTACCCCACTCCAGCAGTTATCTCCAAGGACAAAGAGCAGAGAAACCAAGGATGTTTAGGGTTTGGTACCAATATAGCCCTTTCCTGGatgcccttctcctcctcctccttcttctcctttttctttttcttcttccctggcttcaatcctctgCCTTCTGAATTAATTATCTTGCAGCTCTAACAGAGATCATTTCCCAGCCCCcttatttctcattctttcttcccaCACTTCAAGGACCTATTAACACAATCCTTATAACTCACATATACTAAATGCTCTCAATAGGCCAGTGCTGGGGTATTATCTCATGTAATCCTCAACCCATCACATAAGATACATATTATTATTGTTCTCATTTCTATAGATGAAACTGAAGTTTGGAGAGATGAAAtaagttgcccaaggtcacatcaCATACAAATCAGTGTAAGAGTTCTCTTACTCAAGTTACCTGATGTTATGGTCTGAACTTCCAAAGGCCTCAATACACTTCCCATGCACTACACTTGGAAGAATAAACTTTTTGGAATGTGCTCTTTTGCCTTAAATTTCACATGTATATCTGTAGCCAGTTCCTCATGCCATAGAGGCATCTAATAAAATTACAACTGGaagtttaaatgaatgaataagaaccATTagactaattaaataaaatgttaagtgcTTACCATATGTAAAACTGATCACATGCCTTCAAAATACAAatcacagttttttaaaaggaggtgatcttaaaaatataaatctgccAGAATTTTGTTCAGATGGGTATGGGCTGATTATCAAACTCCTGGGAAACTTAAGGGTCAACTCTTGAAGTCAAGAGGTGAGATGAGACAAAACTAAATGCAATGAACACTTAGAAACTGTTACCTTAAGCAGTGGCCAGAATGGGACATCTTGGCAGCTGGACCAAGCCTGCAGGTGAACATTTGGGAGCAATGTGTAGATAGATAAGGATGACCAAAGTGGTAGAGGAGAGAAGGTTTtcagctgatttaaaaaaaaaatgtctttaaaaataatgtctagTTAGAGAGATGAAAGTTCAAAAAGATTTAGATCAAGCCCAGTGGAATTATGAATTCTATTAATACAATCCTGGACTCACTATCATTACAAATCAGCAAAGCTTACAGAACTAACCCCTGTGTGACCCACTGGTGAAGCTGCTCAGGAAAATGCCTGTCCCCACACCCCTGGCCTCTCTTCCTCCTACAGATAAGAGTATGGAGATGATGCCCCACTGAAGAACAAGATTGGGTCAACAGGCTGTCTCAAAGCACAGGGCTGGATTTTAGTGTGGACAGAGGGTGGACATTTAGGGCCTGGTGGTTCTGCTTTAATTGGCCTCATTCCTTATGCTCCAAGAGGCCTTTGGAAAGATGAAGGGGCTAGAAGATGAACACATCTAAAATACAGCTTTGCATGTGTCCTAGATCACACTTTAGGAAACAGTTTTGTTCGTAATGGGCTTTGGGAAAATATGCAagttggatgtgtgtgtgtgtgttccattgGTTGTCGCCTGGAGAAtcaggagggaaagggagatatCTTCCCCTCACCCTGTCAAGATGGGACCTAAAGTACCACAGCTCACCTGGGACTATCCTAGTGAAGCCACATCCCTCCTCTCCCACTGCATAATTTTTGGTTGATTAACTCAGATTTTGAGAAGAGCTTTGCTTGTGTTACTGAAATCCTAGGAAAGTGTGACTCTTAAGGAAGGATGAGTTAGAGGGTAAACAGCACTTTCCCTGCAGTGGCTCCAGTACTGAGTCCCTCTGTGGATGTGTAAAGAAGTTCCATGTGAGGAGGACTCATCTGAGGGGAGGGAGCTTGGCTAAGCATTGAGGTGCATCTTCGGGTGAGCTCCCTGTGAGAGGTTTAAGTTGGGTCTGCTTTTCTCCTGGACTGTAAGCCCAGTCTTATTTggcattatgttttaatttttcccctCTCACATTTTAATCCTCATTGCTTAACTCCAACTGTTCAGTAAAGTCTGGTTTACCATGGAACTTTGAGAGAAAGTCAACAGAATACAAAGACTCTAAAGGGAGCCTCTTCCCTCCCTGCTGAGACCCAAATGGAGCTGGTAGTACCTTCTTTCAGGGACTTGGTGGAGGGCTCTCAGGAAGTGAACTGCAGCTGGTAAGCAGTGGCCCTTGGTGACGGTCACagtcatggagaaaggcatcaagTGAGAAGCAGCAGCTTATTGATACAGCTAGAGGAGAATGATGGTTGAAACTGAAGGA is drawn from Urocitellus parryii isolate mUroPar1 chromosome 4, mUroPar1.hap1, whole genome shotgun sequence and contains these coding sequences:
- the Pou2af3 gene encoding POU class 2 homeobox associating factor 3, which translates into the protein MSSTPNYFQPREFNTCVSCEENPSCLDQIFDSYLQTDTLSEPLPNCTQSPPHYFPDSFPATPFCFNQSLTPGSPSDSSTLSGSLDYSYSPAQLPSYPPDNYSSPPYLDTLNHGHSQEDYSYHHLPSNAQYNCFPAAPASVCYCASCEAEHLEAVRTAEYFYPSTDCMDFAPSAATASDFYKRETNCDICYS